The Aphis gossypii isolate Hap1 unplaced genomic scaffold, ASM2018417v2 Contig01045, whole genome shotgun sequence genome has a window encoding:
- the LOC126555736 gene encoding uncharacterized protein LOC126555736 has protein sequence MGPYPRTSRGKQYLLVATDMFSRWTEAYPLGTATTKTITETTRKRIFSPVRIPPCVPKRQRPPICSERYAQRDRTVGSRGLDNPDISSEGQPVERRNQDIKKGLRALLAGGNHNTWDAKIPPILFSIRNRRNDQTGFPPSVLVLGREMKRPGEWALTRSTDSPIEQINVGRESRERHVLEITPATGDQTCTAYTTGDTVYYKAHHRVESTPSFTPFSHPSGGDR, from the coding sequence ATGGGCCCCTACCCACGCACGAGCAGgggaaaacaatatttactagTCGCCACGGATATGTTTAGTAGATGGACCGAGGCATACCCACTCGGAACAGCCACTACGAAGACGATAACCGAAACAACTCGAAAGAGAATTTTTTCCCCGGTTCGGATACCCCCGTGTGTGCCTAAGCGACAACGGCCCCCAATTTGTAGCGAACGATATGCGCAGCGCGATCGAACGGTGGGGAGCCGAGGGCTGGACAACCCCGACATATCATCCGAGGGCCAACCCGTCGAACGACGCAACCAGGACATAAAAAAAGGATTGCGCGCCCTACTCGCCGGCGGCAACCACAACACGTGGGACGCCAAAATACCACccatattattttcgattagGAACCGACGTAACGACCAGACAGGATTCCCCCCCTCGGTACTCGTCCTCGGCAGAGAGATGAAGCGGCCGGGCGAATGGGCACTGACGCGGTCAACGGACAGCCCGATCGAACAAATCAATGTGGGTAGGGAAAGCCGCGAGAGACACGTACTGGAAATAACACCTGCGACAGGTGACCAGACGTGTACGGCCTATACAACAGGTGACACGGTGTACTACAAAGCGCACCACCGTGTCGAAAGCACGCCAAGTTTCACGCCGTTTTCGCACCCAAGTGGTGGGGACCGGTAA
- the LOC126555738 gene encoding mucin-2-like — protein MDQRQNPLHQAAELLERSQQLLRTANAETPRATTAARARRMPLEQLRRDPVLWAAYNRGWNDRTAAFRRVMDEPPVETHRSRSPRRHVLPAGMPRPPAIPPSAYLFRPPPLPLMATPVPRPPAIVTAPPTTTTATRTMTTTARPTTTVAAPPANRNRQRNHRQRRNAARLADFKAAKRTTGEGPSQQFRLQKTLPTTNPPPSTVTPNGTTSADQGGNDP, from the coding sequence ATGGACCAGAGGCAAAACCCCCTCCACCAGGCCGCGGAACTGTTAGAGCGCAGCCAGCAGCTACTGCGCACGGCAAACGCCGAAACCCCCCGCGCAACAACGGCCGCACGGGCGCGAAGGATGCCCCTGGAACAGCTACGCCGGGACCCGGTGCTGTGGGCTGCCTACAACCGCGGGTGGAACGACCGCACGGCGGCATTCCGCCGTGTGATGGACGAGCCACCCGTGGAAACACACCGGTCCCGGAGCCCGAGACGGCACGTGCTACCAGCGGGTATGCCGCGACCGCCCGCGATTCCCCCGTCTGCGTACCTTTTCCGACCCCCTCCCCTACCCCTGATGGCAACGCCAGTACCCCGGCCGCCAGCGATCGTAACAGCGCCGCCAACGACAACAACAGCGACAAGAACGATGACGACAACGGCAAGACCGACGACGACGGTAGCGGCACCACCAGCAAACAGAAACCGCCAGCGAAACCACCGTCAGCGAAGGAACGCAGCTCGGCTAGCCGATTTCAAGGCAGCGAAGAGGACCACCGGGGAGGGGCCGTCACAACAGTTCCGCCTACAAAAAACGCTACCCACCACCAACCCGCCGCCATCAACCGTCACCCCCAACGGCACCACGTCTGCAGACCAGGGAGGAAACGACCCCTAG
- the LOC126555737 gene encoding uncharacterized protein LOC126555737: MYPKIVLGVTRFIDESFIGVVNTASSPFKISNLSKIDLQQSVSASNDSKVSEHNEKIYELLQKMNRTICNIKYDINSLNEKVDKMYDILLEPSRFENSSLEKNTENIFQTELSNLPLETEDELDEFERKLTTNKEFRLKLVAELKRFSRNTLPSTVRIIMRQLFKDVLLEKYSYKGLKKKKVFYTLATCTVIFGENLLY, encoded by the exons atgtatcCAAAAATT GTCTTGGGGGTGACACGTTTTATTGATGAATCTTTCATTGGTGTAGTCAATACAGCATCATCGccgtttaaaatttcaaatttgtctAAAATAGATTTGCAGCAGTCAGTATCTGCTTCTAATGATTCAAAAGTATCTgaacataatgaaaaaatttatg aaTTGCTTCAAAAGATGAACCGAACAATttgtaatatcaaatatgatattaattcattaaatgagaaggttgataaaatgtatgatatattattggaaCCAAGTCGATTTGAAAATTCatctttagaaaaaaatactgaaaatatattcCAAACTGAACTGTCAAATCTGCCATTAGAAACTGAAGATGAGCTAGATGAATTTGAAAGAAAACTTACAACTAATAAAGAATTTAGATTAAaactg GTTGCAGAGCTCAAACGATTTTCACGTAACACATTGCCCAGTActgtacgtattataatgaGACAATTGTTTAAAGATGTACTACTCGAGAAGTATAGCTACAAAGGTTTGAAGAAAAAGAAAGTATTCTATACATTGGCTACATGTACAGTTATATTTGGTgagaatttgttatattag